One Nostoc sp. UHCC 0302 DNA window includes the following coding sequences:
- a CDS encoding phycobilisome protein: MTQLSATVKELIAKARIVSFAEWEQSHPKAAIAIFQAADDASRYLDDEDLLQIRTLSPNNSALIPVAQFLRDRVTEIVDEAREQVLATYPQIVQPGGSLYPPERAQACWRDFWHFLRCITYGIAGGHTTYTSSIGLHYMNLLYQELQVPLDAMILGLESIKAASLKRCKPDQQPTLAPYFDHLITQLANF; encoded by the coding sequence ATGACTCAACTAAGTGCAACCGTTAAAGAATTAATCGCCAAAGCCAGAATTGTCAGCTTTGCTGAGTGGGAACAGTCCCATCCAAAAGCTGCGATCGCTATATTCCAAGCTGCGGATGATGCAAGCCGCTATCTAGACGATGAGGATTTACTGCAAATTAGAACCTTGTCACCTAATAATTCGGCTTTGATTCCTGTTGCTCAGTTTTTACGCGATCGCGTCACCGAAATTGTTGATGAGGCTAGAGAACAGGTTTTGGCAACCTATCCGCAAATTGTCCAGCCTGGAGGAAGTCTTTATCCACCTGAACGCGCTCAAGCTTGCTGGCGCGATTTCTGGCATTTTCTCCGCTGCATTACTTATGGCATAGCAGGCGGTCATACTACATATACCAGTTCCATTGGACTTCACTACATGAACTTGCTCTATCAAGAATTACAAGTTCCTTTGGATGCGATGATCTTAGGCTTAGAAAGTATCAAGGCTGCTAGCTTAAAACGTTGCAAACCCGATCAACAACCAACTCTTGCACCCTATTTTGACCATTTAATCACTCAATTAGCTAATTTCTAA
- a CDS encoding phycobilisome rod-core linker polypeptide, which yields MLLWATDSPRAKLLPKTTEDELQTLIRTVYKQILGNEHLMESQRLLSAESLLRVGSMTVREFVKAVAKSELYQSLFFNSSSQYRFIELNFKHLLGRPPGEQSEIAEHVGIYNGQGYDAEIESYIDSDEYQQNFGEDTVPYVRSTSSQTGMKNVSFNRMFSLLRGTASSDSDRKAKLITDIAANLPTSIKTPVAGSSVSSTSKRFLIKFAKGCTGLRSRLGNTEYVVDYNQLSQQMQNIHKLGGKIISITEFT from the coding sequence ATGTTACTTTGGGCTACTGATTCACCCAGGGCTAAACTGCTTCCTAAGACTACCGAAGATGAATTACAAACGCTGATTCGGACAGTTTATAAACAGATTTTAGGTAATGAGCATTTAATGGAGAGTCAGCGCTTACTAAGTGCTGAATCATTATTGCGAGTTGGTAGCATGACCGTGCGTGAATTTGTCAAAGCCGTTGCCAAATCAGAACTTTATCAATCTCTGTTTTTTAACTCTTCTTCTCAATATCGGTTTATTGAACTGAACTTTAAACATCTGTTGGGTCGTCCTCCTGGCGAACAGTCAGAAATTGCTGAACATGTGGGCATCTATAATGGACAGGGCTACGATGCTGAAATCGAATCATATATTGATAGCGATGAGTATCAGCAGAATTTTGGCGAGGATACTGTTCCCTATGTTCGCAGTACTAGTAGCCAAACCGGGATGAAGAATGTTAGCTTTAACCGGATGTTTAGCTTGTTAAGGGGAACAGCTAGTAGTGATAGCGATCGCAAAGCCAAGCTAATTACTGATATAGCAGCAAATTTGCCCACATCTATCAAAACTCCCGTTGCTGGTTCCAGCGTCAGCAGCACCAGTAAACGCTTTTTGATTAAATTTGCTAAGGGTTGCACTGGCTTACGTAGCCGCTTAGGCAACACAGAATATGTAGTTGACTACAACCAATTATCTCAGCAAATGCAAAACATCCATAAACTGGGCGGCAAGATCATCAGTATCACTGAATTTACCTAG
- a CDS encoding HEAT repeat domain-containing protein, which yields MEIDQIKAELMNPDFQYRLKAIAALKNYESEVAVPLLKSKLHDSEFLVRSFVAMGLGKQQSAESFAALMQIMKFDDTPNVRAEAANSLSLFGRVAVSHLVLAFYQDDHWLVRRSILAALVEMDCSEQVFDICVEGLKDEDPTVEESSVDALGTLAGSSQHSAALSQLLTLVNAQSWRLRVRVAYALKRFDDLEAKLALNQLRQDEEHRVVGAALEDLLPQ from the coding sequence ATGGAAATTGATCAAATTAAAGCTGAACTGATGAACCCAGATTTTCAGTATCGCCTAAAGGCGATCGCTGCTCTCAAGAATTATGAATCAGAAGTTGCAGTACCTCTGTTAAAAAGTAAACTGCATGACTCAGAATTTTTGGTGCGTTCCTTTGTTGCTATGGGTTTGGGGAAGCAACAGTCAGCAGAATCATTTGCTGCTTTGATGCAAATTATGAAATTTGACGACACCCCAAACGTCCGAGCTGAGGCGGCAAATTCTTTATCACTATTTGGTAGAGTAGCAGTTTCTCATTTAGTTCTGGCATTTTATCAAGATGACCACTGGCTAGTCCGGCGTAGCATTCTTGCGGCTTTAGTCGAAATGGATTGCTCTGAACAAGTATTTGATATCTGCGTTGAGGGTTTAAAAGATGAAGATCCAACAGTTGAGGAATCTTCTGTTGATGCACTCGGTACACTAGCTGGTTCTAGCCAACATAGCGCGGCATTATCTCAATTGCTCACGTTGGTGAATGCACAATCTTGGCGGCTGCGCGTGCGAGTTGCCTATGCCCTCAAACGATTTGATGACCTAGAAGCAAAACTAGCCTTAAACCAACTTAGACAGGATGAGGAACATCGAGTTGTGGGAGCAGCCTTAGAAGATTTGTTGCCGCAGTAG
- a CDS encoding phycobilisome rod-core linker polypeptide: MGTLVINSPKVELLQTTSIEEVEAVIRAVYKQVLGNAHLLESERLITGESQLRDRKISVRDFVRIVAKSEIYRARFFETTAPYRFIELNFKHLLGRAPLDQTEVSEHIRRSIESGYDADIDSYIDSVEYETAFGENVVPYYRGNSSQVGQKQVGYNRIFGLVRGAAESSSSIKNSQLVYAVATNSATKIKPLSTVGSTEKRFKILVQGGKSDSPRRRSTNEYIVPASKMTPQIQRIHRTNGKIVSITEIF, encoded by the coding sequence ATGGGAACCTTAGTTATAAATTCCCCGAAAGTGGAACTATTGCAAACTACCTCTATTGAGGAAGTCGAAGCAGTAATTCGAGCCGTCTATAAGCAGGTTTTGGGTAACGCACATCTGTTAGAAAGTGAGCGCCTAATAACTGGTGAATCGCAATTGCGCGATCGCAAAATTAGCGTTCGTGACTTTGTGCGAATCGTTGCTAAATCTGAGATTTATCGCGCCAGATTCTTTGAAACTACTGCTCCCTATCGGTTTATTGAACTTAACTTCAAGCATCTGTTAGGTCGTGCGCCTCTAGATCAAACAGAGGTTTCTGAACATATCCGTCGTAGCATTGAAAGCGGCTATGATGCCGACATCGATTCCTACATTGATAGCGTTGAGTACGAAACAGCCTTTGGCGAAAACGTTGTACCCTACTATCGGGGAAACAGCAGCCAAGTAGGACAGAAGCAAGTCGGTTATAACCGGATTTTTGGACTTGTCCGTGGTGCAGCTGAAAGCTCAAGTAGCATTAAAAATTCTCAATTAGTGTACGCGGTAGCTACTAACAGCGCTACTAAGATTAAGCCACTCAGTACAGTTGGCAGTACTGAAAAGAGATTTAAAATCCTCGTTCAGGGTGGAAAATCTGACAGCCCTCGCCGTCGGAGTACAAATGAGTACATTGTTCCTGCTAGCAAGATGACACCGCAGATTCAGCGGATTCATCGTACTAATGGGAAAATTGTTAGCATCACAGAGATTTTTTAA
- a CDS encoding phycobiliprotein lyase: MHLIPPLTMMSFFRKSEGTWFTERSVHHFDSSADESGQSNLTIKVFEKDDPRVKEVCQVQGIDPDQATGGASFGWQANLDTKLLNTDNAAILVDIPDDETGRSGKLIRNQGYVESIPVVSRYQFADDGVLTINTNYDNNQGQERCWFITDDFRVRVSTVRMMNGVNLMTYCSERRCVSQEVLEQMINHNYARR, encoded by the coding sequence ATGCATCTAATACCACCTTTGACAATGATGAGCTTCTTCCGTAAAAGTGAGGGGACATGGTTTACAGAACGCTCTGTGCATCACTTTGACTCATCCGCCGATGAGTCGGGACAGTCGAATTTAACAATTAAAGTCTTTGAAAAAGATGACCCTAGAGTCAAAGAAGTTTGTCAAGTGCAAGGAATAGACCCAGATCAAGCAACAGGGGGTGCTAGCTTTGGCTGGCAGGCTAACCTGGACACGAAGCTGCTAAATACTGATAATGCTGCCATTTTGGTTGACATTCCCGACGACGAAACAGGGCGTTCTGGAAAACTAATCCGCAACCAAGGCTATGTTGAGAGCATTCCGGTTGTAAGCCGATATCAGTTTGCTGATGATGGAGTGTTGACTATTAATACTAACTATGACAATAACCAAGGTCAAGAACGTTGCTGGTTTATTACAGATGATTTTCGTGTCCGAGTCAGCACCGTACGGATGATGAATGGTGTCAACTTGATGACATATTGCTCAGAGCGCCGCTGTGTTTCCCAAGAAGTGCTAGAGCAGATGATTAATCATAATTATGCTAGACGGTAG
- a CDS encoding pentapeptide repeat-containing protein: MTNSEIEVITSDALSWQRGSANSNSFGERLSPTSREILTALKAGLSLAQVDLYQFNLRGADLRQANLSKAKLLGADLSEAVLSDANLSGADLRGANLRGADLSGANLQGAYLNRADLQQANLSGANLEGAKLQVARYDLQTKWPQEYNYKASGAVGPGANLNGAFLNTASLRDAELQGANLRGAYLSGADLTGANLQGAALSGADLSKAYLTGASLRNARLTGADLRGADLRAADLSDAGMEHLSSIAGADFTLAQGLTEATKAMLHSRPSSELDVWNAYTRRTTRESLSG; the protein is encoded by the coding sequence ATGACAAATAGTGAAATTGAAGTTATTACTAGCGATGCCTTATCCTGGCAGAGAGGCTCCGCGAACAGCAACAGCTTTGGTGAACGCCTCAGTCCCACCAGCCGAGAAATCTTAACAGCCCTCAAAGCAGGACTTTCTCTAGCTCAGGTAGATTTGTACCAATTCAATCTTAGGGGAGCTGATTTACGCCAAGCTAACCTAAGTAAAGCCAAGCTATTAGGAGCCGACCTGAGCGAGGCGGTTTTGAGTGATGCTAACTTAAGTGGGGCGGATTTGCGAGGAGCTAATTTGCGAGGCGCTGATTTAAGTGGAGCTAATTTGCAAGGAGCCTATTTAAACCGCGCCGACCTCCAGCAAGCAAATCTCAGTGGCGCAAATTTGGAAGGAGCCAAACTGCAAGTAGCACGTTATGATCTACAGACAAAATGGCCTCAAGAATATAACTATAAAGCTTCTGGAGCAGTGGGGCCAGGCGCTAATCTCAACGGTGCTTTTCTCAATACAGCTTCTTTACGAGATGCCGAACTGCAAGGTGCTAATCTGCGTGGAGCCTACCTAAGTGGCGCTGATTTGACAGGAGCCAATTTACAAGGTGCAGCTTTGAGCGGCGCTGACCTGAGTAAAGCCTATTTGACAGGAGCTTCTTTGCGGAATGCTCGCTTGACTGGAGCAGATTTGCGGGGTGCAGATTTGCGAGCAGCTGATCTTAGTGACGCAGGGATGGAACATCTTTCTAGTATTGCTGGTGCGGATTTTACCTTAGCTCAAGGGCTTACAGAAGCAACTAAAGCCATGCTTCACAGCCGTCCGTCTTCCGAACTCGATGTTTGGAACGCCTACACCCGCAGAACAACCCGTGAGAGTTTGAGTGGTTGA
- a CDS encoding Coq4 family protein: MLSGKNSNLRLDFLKTLKGAVTLALDPGRADATPDIEDGMIKLKATQLAIDYVKTVPGVVEIVQERYLAPPPDLASLAKLPSGSLGRCFAEYIEKTGFDPNYYRGLPITDDTSYILTRLRQTHDIWHLVTGLGSNVNGELGLQAFCLAQIRIPLPILLIAGGLLRTLFTAPDELGLLLEQIAIGYRLGAKAQPFLAQKWEDNWHKPLAELREELNVVVVDEYVP; the protein is encoded by the coding sequence ATGCTTAGTGGCAAAAATAGCAATCTCAGACTGGATTTTTTAAAGACTTTAAAGGGAGCAGTCACTTTAGCACTTGATCCAGGTAGAGCAGATGCTACACCAGACATTGAAGATGGCATGATCAAATTAAAAGCAACTCAGTTAGCAATTGATTACGTCAAAACTGTACCGGGAGTTGTAGAAATTGTCCAAGAGCGATATCTAGCTCCTCCGCCAGATTTGGCTTCTCTAGCAAAACTTCCTTCAGGCTCTTTAGGACGATGTTTTGCTGAATATATTGAAAAAACAGGCTTTGATCCAAACTACTACCGAGGACTGCCAATTACTGATGATACTAGCTATATATTGACTCGCTTACGTCAAACGCACGATATCTGGCATTTAGTCACAGGATTAGGTAGTAATGTCAATGGTGAGCTTGGCTTGCAGGCATTTTGCCTAGCTCAAATTCGGATTCCTTTACCTATCTTACTAATTGCCGGAGGTTTACTACGTACCTTATTTACTGCTCCAGATGAGTTAGGGCTGCTTCTGGAGCAAATTGCTATTGGCTATCGTCTGGGTGCGAAAGCCCAACCCTTTTTGGCGCAGAAATGGGAAGACAATTGGCACAAGCCTTTAGCTGAATTGAGAGAGGAACTAAATGTTGTAGTTGTTGATGAATATGTTCCTTAG
- a CDS encoding phycobilisome linker polypeptide has product MAFGSASRLGVSLFDETPPLEWVPGISVEEKESIIKAIYRQVLGNAYVLESERLVVPESQLKRGEISVREFVRQVAKSELYRSRFFENAPRYRAIELNFRHLLGRAPLNLDETRAHSTILDTEGFEADIDSYIDSDEYQSTFGENFVPYIRGYKTEAIEGLVQFTHFFQLVRGASSSSLKGDLAGKQPKLNSLVIQNIATPVISPASSGATFRTPAGAARTRQGVGAGDDGKVYRVEVTGYRSNAVNRISKFRRSNQVLFVPYNQLSESYQRIHKQGGTIASITPVN; this is encoded by the coding sequence ATGGCTTTCGGTTCGGCATCGCGATTAGGCGTCAGCTTGTTTGACGAGACCCCCCCTCTTGAGTGGGTTCCGGGTATCTCAGTAGAAGAAAAAGAAAGCATCATTAAAGCAATTTACCGCCAAGTTTTGGGTAATGCTTATGTGTTAGAGAGTGAACGGCTTGTTGTACCTGAGTCACAACTCAAGCGTGGTGAGATTAGCGTCCGTGAATTTGTGCGTCAAGTTGCTAAGTCAGAACTTTACCGTTCGCGTTTTTTTGAAAACGCTCCTCGTTATCGGGCGATTGAGTTGAATTTCAGACATCTCCTTGGTCGTGCGCCTTTAAATCTAGATGAAACACGCGCACACAGCACCATTCTGGATACAGAGGGTTTTGAGGCTGATATTGATTCCTATATCGATAGCGACGAGTACCAGAGTACCTTTGGCGAAAACTTTGTGCCATATATTCGAGGCTACAAAACCGAAGCTATAGAGGGTTTAGTTCAGTTTACTCACTTTTTCCAACTTGTACGTGGTGCTTCTAGCAGTAGTCTCAAAGGTGACTTAGCTGGCAAACAGCCAAAGTTGAACAGTTTAGTAATTCAAAACATTGCCACCCCAGTAATTTCACCAGCCAGCAGCGGTGCGACATTCCGTACTCCAGCAGGTGCTGCTCGCACTCGTCAAGGTGTGGGAGCAGGTGATGATGGCAAGGTCTATCGCGTTGAAGTTACTGGCTATCGTTCAAATGCGGTAAATCGGATTTCCAAATTTCGCCGCAGCAACCAAGTTTTGTTCGTACCCTACAATCAGCTATCGGAATCTTATCAGCGGATTCACAAGCAAGGCGGTACGATCGCCAGTATTACTCCCGTTAACTAA